The following proteins are encoded in a genomic region of Cryptomeria japonica chromosome 11, Sugi_1.0, whole genome shotgun sequence:
- the LOC131063086 gene encoding UNC93-like protein 1: MGVTGKGKSSEEVPSRCFRYNSPVVQVILIGFICFCCPGMFNALTGMGGGGQVDPDAANNANTALYTTFAVFGILGGGIYNLLGPHLTLFAGCSTYVLYAGSFLYYNHYQNELFAIIAGALLGVGAGLLWAGQGAIMTSYPSEDKKGRYISLFWSIFNVGGVLGGFIPFLSNFQKKAGNVNDSTYIGFMCFMSFGTFLTLALLPAHKVVRNDGTRAGTLKYSNPRTESLEILKLFMNWKMLLLVPASWASNFFYTYQFNNVNGKLFTIRTKGLNNVFYWGAQMLGSIGIGCILDYSSQSKKKRGYTGVGIVALLGTAIWGGGLVNELKYNGKNPNLDFMDSGVSYAGPFVLYFSYGLLDATFQTLVYWMIGALADDSQTLSRYSGFYKGVQSAGAAVAWQLDSRSTSPLTELKINWCLTSISYPLLLILVAFAVHDRRTVAIDFEAGMGKGNGAPKNNMQM, encoded by the coding sequence ATGGGTGTAACTGGTAAAGGGAAATCATCTGAAGAGGTTCCTAGTAGATGTTTTCGCTATAATTCCCCTGTTGTTCAGGTTATCCTTATTGGATTTATCTGCTTCTGCTGCCCTGGCATGTTCAATGCTCTCACAGGCATGGGAGGTGGAGGACAGGTGGACCCAGATGCAGCCAACAATGCCAACACTGCTCTTTACACAACATTTGCAGTGTTTGGCATATTGGGTGGGGGGATTTACAACCTTCTAGGGCCTCATCTGACCCTTTTTGCAGGATGCTCCACCTATGTGCTCTATGCTGGATCATTTCTCTATTACAACCATTATCAGAATGAATTGTTTGCTATAATTGCAGGGGCACTTTTGGGTGTTGGGGCAGGACTGCTTTGGGCAGGCCAAGGTGCCATCATGACCTCATACCCTAGTGAAGACAAGAAGGGCAGATACATATCCTTGTTTTGGAGCATTTTCAATGTTGGAGGTGTGCTTGGAGGTTTCATCCCCTTTCTATCAAACTTTCAAAAGAAAGCAGGGAATGTGAATGATTCAACATACATTGGATTCATGTGCTTCATGTCTTTTGGTACTTTTCTAACATTAGCCCTGCTTCCAGCTCATAAAGTGGTCAGGAATGATGGAACTAGGGCAGGCACATTGAAGTATTCCAATCCCAGAACTGAGTCACTGGAGATTCTCAAGCTGTTTATGAATTGGAAGATGCTGCTGCTAGTTCCTGCTTCTTGGGCTAGTAATTTCTTTTACACCTACCAATTCAACAATGTTAATGGTAAGCTTTTCACAATAAGAACAAAGGGTTTGAACAATGTGTTCTATTGGGGTGCTCAGATGTTGGGTTCTATAGGAATAGGGTGCATTCTTGACTATAGTTCTCAGAGCAAGAAGAAGAGAGGATATACAGGTGTGGGCATAGTAGCATTGCTTGGGACAGCCATATGGGGTGGTGGGCTTGTCAATGAGCTGAAATACAATGGGAAGAACCCTAATCTGGATTTCATGGACTCTGGGGTCTCTTATGCAGGTCCATTTGTCCTGTATTTCTCCTATGGACTTCTGGATGCCACCTTCCAAACTTTGGTCTATTGGATGATTGGAGCTCTTGCTGATGACTCCCAAACCCTAAGTAGGTACAGCGGATTCTACAAAGGTGTGCAGAGTGCAGGAGCAGCTGTTGCTTGGCAGCTTGATTCACGCAGTACTTCTCCACTAACAGAACTTAAAATCAACTGGTGCCTTACCTCCATTAGCTATCCCCTGCTACTTATTCTTGTTGCCTTTGCTGTGCATGATAGGAGGACTGTTGCAATTGATTTTGAAGCAGGCATGGGTAAGGGAAATGGAGCACCAAAGAACAACATGCAAATGTAG